The following DNA comes from Arcobacter cloacae.
ACAAACCTAATAAAGTAAATATTTTTAACATTATAACAGATCCTTTGCATCATTTTTAATAGCTATTTCTAAGTCTTCAAACTCGCCATTTGCTTTCACAACATAAATCACAGTTGTGATAAAAGCAATTAAAATGATTGTAACAGCTATAGGCCACCCAAAAGTCATAACACCTTCAGCTGATAATTTTGTAGCAAAAAATTCTTTATTAAATGCAATAGTTAAAACGAAACCGTAATATATTACCAACATAAAGATTGCTAGTTTAACAGCGAAAGAATTTCTTTTTGAAACAAGTTCAGCATATTTAGGATTAGCTTTAATCCTTTTTACCAACTCTTTGTCCATTTTATATCTCCTTGTAAAGATTTTTTTTCGAAAGCGGAAATCATAAACTATTTAAATAGCAATAAAATAGCATCGAAAAAAACTTAATGAATTGTAATTATAATAGGCTTAATTAGTAATATTAGCTTATCTATTCAAGGAGTAATTAAAAAATAAGTAGTAAAATGTAACGTTTTTGTTTACTTAACTTGTATAAAATGTTGTCTTAGCTGGTGTTAAATCTTTCAATTTTAAAAACATCATTGAAGTCATAATAGCATCATTTAAAGCATCATGTTTACCAAGAGCTGGAATATTTAAATTCTTTAAAATAGTGTCAAATTTTAAATCAATAAATTCAAAGTCACTAGATTTTTTTCTTGTTTTGTAATACATTGAAGATACTTCAATTGTTTCATTTGGAAGTTTTACTCCAATATATTTTTTTGTATATTTTGAAATAATAGTTACATCGAATTTTATATAATAACCAACAATTGGTCGCGAACCAATAAAATCAAGAAGTTTATAAATAGCCTCTTCTGGATCATGACCATTTTCTAAATCAATTGGTCTTATATGGTGGATTTTTATAGATTCAGGGTCTATTTTATTTGATGGTTTTAAAAAAATATTAAAAGTTTCACGCATTAATATTTTATTATCTTTTATTTTTACTACACCAATTGATAAAATCTCATCTTTTTTTGGATTAAGTCCTGTTGTTTCACAATCTAAAGAAACATATTCATTTGGCAACGGCTCATCAAATAAAAAATCATATTTTTTATTTTTTAATCTTTTTCTATTCCAGTTTTTTATAAATGATTCGAACATTATGAAATCTTATCTATTTTAAATGTATAATTTATGAATTTTTTAAATTCAATAACTATTTTAAAAGAGTCTTTTAATAAATCCCTTTCAATTTTTCCTAAACTATGAGTATCTATCTCATTATTAATTTTTTTACCTGCTTGAATATCTTCTAATTGAGATTTTAATCTAAGAGTGTTTACAACATCAAAAGCTTCTAGTAATTCGGCTGCTTTATTTTTTTCTATAATTTTCTTATCTTCTAAAATTTTTATTCTTTTTACTGTTGTTGTTTCTCTGATTCTTTCTCTTAAAGCTAAACTTCTAATCCCTTGAACTATTGGGAAAACAGCCGCTTTTTTTATATCTATAAAATGGGTTTTTGTCATAAAGTTTCCAATTGTTGTTGGAGTATCAAAAGCTAATGTTGCTCTTGCAAAATATGCCATAAATACATCTTTATCATGAAGTTTATTAAATAAATCATCTTTTAAATTTATTAATAATTCTTTATCTCCAGCAACTGCAAAAGAATCAAAAAATATCGCTAAATCCATATAGTTTTGCATATCAGGAGCTTCAATCCATCTTCTAGTTTCACTTTTGTATTCACTTACAGTTTTACACCAAAATGGATTAGAAACCATAATATTTCCTTCACATCTTGGATAACCAAAATCTATTAAATAATCAGTAATTTGATTCATATAAGGTCTATATTGTTCAACATCTATTCCATCTTTTACAACAAGTGCATTATCTTGGTCTGTTTTTATAATTTGTTCATTTCTTCCTTCACTTCCCATTACAATTAAACAAGCATCTTTTTGTAACTCTTTTGGTAAAACTAAATTATAAAGTTTTTGATAGACTTTTGTGTTTAGTTGTCCTATCAAATTTGAAATATGATTTACTTTTACACCTTTTGCATGGAGACTTTTTATGATATTTAGTAAATCGTTACTTGCTCTTTTTAGATCTTCAATATTTTTTGCTTTTTTTATTTTAGAATCAACAACATAAGTATGATTTGCAAAATGAGATAGAACATCTATTTGTTCTAAAATACCTATCATTTCACCATTACTATTTGTAACACCAACTCTTTTTATATTTTTTTTGATTAAAATAGTAAGAGCTTCAAATAAATAGTCGTCATTATTAACCGTAAGAAGCGGAAA
Coding sequences within:
- a CDS encoding DUF485 domain-containing protein — its product is MDKELVKRIKANPKYAELVSKRNSFAVKLAIFMLVIYYGFVLTIAFNKEFFATKLSAEGVMTFGWPIAVTIILIAFITTVIYVVKANGEFEDLEIAIKNDAKDLL
- a CDS encoding 3'-5' exonuclease, which translates into the protein MFESFIKNWNRKRLKNKKYDFLFDEPLPNEYVSLDCETTGLNPKKDEILSIGVVKIKDNKILMRETFNIFLKPSNKIDPESIKIHHIRPIDLENGHDPEEAIYKLLDFIGSRPIVGYYIKFDVTIISKYTKKYIGVKLPNETIEVSSMYYKTRKKSSDFEFIDLKFDTILKNLNIPALGKHDALNDAIMTSMMFLKLKDLTPAKTTFYTS
- a CDS encoding DUF294 nucleotidyltransferase-like domain-containing protein; this translates as MSIQDQEAFLSNIHPFQVLTPGQMSMCIQHMDIAYYPKDSILITPEKIPNHFFIIIKGTVHEYSPENIIVMDYQHEDSFDSNSLIYGKCTNTFKVYEDLICYEIDKSAFLNLIEKNQQFKDYFLKDLVNKIQTLKDKEYTSQLSSFMIAKVEDTLIHEACIVEEDTKLLDAIQKSTEYKTSTIIVKNSKGGYGIITDSLLKVKVLLEQRDLTIPVKDIAIFPLLTVNNDDYLFEALTILIKKNIKRVGVTNSNGEMIGILEQIDVLSHFANHTYVVDSKIKKAKNIEDLKRASNDLLNIIKSLHAKGVKVNHISNLIGQLNTKVYQKLYNLVLPKELQKDACLIVMGSEGRNEQIIKTDQDNALVVKDGIDVEQYRPYMNQITDYLIDFGYPRCEGNIMVSNPFWCKTVSEYKSETRRWIEAPDMQNYMDLAIFFDSFAVAGDKELLINLKDDLFNKLHDKDVFMAYFARATLAFDTPTTIGNFMTKTHFIDIKKAAVFPIVQGIRSLALRERIRETTTVKRIKILEDKKIIEKNKAAELLEAFDVVNTLRLKSQLEDIQAGKKINNEIDTHSLGKIERDLLKDSFKIVIEFKKFINYTFKIDKIS